One stretch of Paraburkholderia fungorum DNA includes these proteins:
- a CDS encoding recombinase family protein → MNQRIGYARVSTDDQNLDLQRDALNLAGVQCIYEEMASGKAGGRQELDHCLKALRAGDTLVVWRLDRLGRSLPDLVRIVAELEEKTIGFVSITEKIETSSAAGKLVFHVFAALAEFERNLIRERTQAGLAAARARGRAGGRKPKLDPRQIKEIKRLMSDPTIPVNQIAQRYKVSRTTIYKVAPRSQALAVGTQADASGTELHR, encoded by the coding sequence ATGAATCAACGGATTGGCTATGCCCGAGTTTCGACCGATGACCAGAACCTGGACTTGCAGCGCGATGCGCTGAACCTCGCAGGAGTTCAGTGCATCTACGAAGAGATGGCGAGCGGGAAGGCTGGTGGCCGCCAGGAGCTTGACCACTGTCTGAAGGCATTGCGCGCGGGTGACACCCTCGTTGTGTGGCGACTGGACCGGCTTGGTCGCAGCTTGCCCGATTTGGTACGAATCGTCGCCGAGCTGGAAGAGAAGACTATCGGCTTCGTGAGCATCACCGAAAAGATCGAGACCTCCAGCGCGGCCGGCAAGCTGGTCTTCCATGTCTTCGCCGCCTTGGCGGAGTTCGAGCGCAACCTGATTCGCGAACGCACTCAGGCAGGTCTTGCAGCAGCGCGCGCGCGAGGCCGGGCTGGAGGTCGAAAGCCGAAGCTGGATCCGCGCCAAATAAAAGAGATCAAGCGGCTGATGTCCGACCCGACTATCCCGGTCAACCAGATCGCGCAACGCTACAAGGTCTCACGGACAACCATTTACAAGGTAGCACCCCGTAGCCAAGCGCTGGCTGTTGGTACGCAGGCAGACGCAAGCGGGACTGAGCTGCACCGGTGA
- a CDS encoding helicase-related protein — translation MKLINNSGLDRVIDLMRPHLGPGQQFGCVTPLFSLFAFAELRDALAKLERVQLILPPADDGLDFLGGEGDRAARNRLHARWLANQCAKWLNGRVELRRAHGRVPQGAAVMRAPDGTPDQVVMGSFAFSTDGLGLTPGNPLNLIQASESADEAAQLARWFDQQWSTLQVQPDMRAALIEVLQGMGQHHAPFTIYALILNHLFGNRGEEMDEERIVKSATGIRNTVVWKKLFKFQRDGVIGAIDKLARFGGCIIADSVGLGKTFEALAVIKYHELRNDRVLVLAPKRLRDNWTLYKANDKRNVLAADRFNYDVLNHTDLSRDGGHSGDIDLHHVNWGNYDLVVIDESHNFRNKKSPRQGTETRYDRLMRKIIKEGVKTRVLMLSATPVNNRLADLKNQIAFVTEGDDTALVEHGIDSIEQTTRKAQTQFNRWLDMDEAERTPGHLVEMLGFDYFTLLDHLTIARSRRHVEKYYGTAETGKFPGRLPPINIKADVDLAGQFRAIKDINLEIRRLNLASYAPLRYVLPHKQAAYDAKYSTEIRGGESFFRQADREESLIHLLRVNVLKRMESAVSSFSLTVQRQLKDVEAVLAHIENHAEGVEEIDIADVDIDDPAFESLLVGRKVKVLLSDVDLIRWKQDLIEDRNRLATLLAAAQQVDAARDAKLAKLRDMIEQKCRAPINVGNRKIIVFTAFSDTAQYLYANLAPWAKSVLGVDAGLITGSAGIQTTLPGLRKSMSSVLSAFAPRAKERPADMAAEGEIDLLIATDCISEGQNLQDCDWLINYDIHWNPVRIIQRFGRIDRIGSPNRNIQLVNFWPNMELEEYIGLEQRVSGRMVLLDVSATGEENLIEQQSGNQMNDLEYRRKQLLKLQDTVIDMEDLSNGVSITDLTLTDFRIDLAQYLKEQPGHLDSLPLGTYAVTTSIDADIPPGVIFCLRAEGAVAAKMGNSGQHSDYPLAPIYLAHVGDDGTVLLPYPQAKRILDRLKRLALGRELPDDAACVSFDRGTRQGEDMRHAQKLLAAAVASVVGRNEERAVASLFSPGGTHAMKGEFAGSNDFEVAAFLVVLPDGGQTILPNTKGAL, via the coding sequence GTGAAACTGATAAATAACAGTGGCTTAGATCGCGTCATTGATCTGATGCGCCCACATCTTGGGCCGGGGCAGCAATTTGGTTGCGTAACACCGTTGTTCTCGTTGTTCGCTTTCGCTGAACTACGCGACGCTCTCGCCAAGTTGGAACGGGTACAGCTCATCCTTCCCCCTGCTGATGACGGACTTGACTTCCTTGGCGGCGAGGGCGACCGGGCTGCGCGGAATCGGCTGCATGCCCGTTGGCTGGCCAACCAGTGCGCCAAGTGGCTCAATGGCCGCGTTGAACTGCGCCGCGCGCATGGCCGTGTGCCGCAGGGCGCTGCTGTCATGCGCGCACCAGACGGCACGCCTGATCAGGTAGTGATGGGTTCGTTCGCGTTCAGTACAGATGGCTTGGGCCTGACACCCGGCAACCCCCTGAATCTGATCCAGGCGTCTGAATCAGCCGACGAGGCAGCACAGCTCGCCCGCTGGTTTGATCAGCAATGGTCCACGCTGCAGGTGCAGCCTGACATGAGGGCGGCCCTGATCGAAGTTCTGCAGGGCATGGGGCAGCACCACGCGCCGTTCACGATTTACGCCCTGATCTTGAATCACCTATTCGGGAATCGTGGCGAAGAGATGGACGAGGAGCGTATCGTCAAATCGGCCACCGGTATTCGCAACACCGTCGTTTGGAAGAAACTGTTCAAGTTTCAGCGCGACGGTGTTATTGGCGCCATTGACAAGCTGGCACGCTTCGGGGGGTGCATCATTGCCGACAGTGTAGGTTTGGGGAAAACCTTCGAGGCGCTGGCCGTCATCAAGTATCACGAGCTGCGAAACGACCGCGTGTTGGTGCTGGCGCCCAAGCGTCTGCGCGACAACTGGACGCTCTACAAGGCCAACGACAAACGCAATGTGCTCGCGGCCGATCGGTTCAACTACGACGTACTCAACCATACCGACTTGTCGCGCGACGGTGGCCACTCCGGCGATATTGACCTGCACCATGTGAACTGGGGCAACTACGACCTTGTGGTCATCGACGAGAGTCACAACTTCCGCAACAAAAAGTCGCCGCGCCAAGGCACCGAGACCCGGTACGACCGGCTTATGCGTAAGATTATCAAAGAAGGCGTCAAGACCCGCGTGCTGATGTTGTCGGCCACGCCAGTTAACAACCGCCTGGCTGATCTGAAAAATCAAATCGCCTTTGTCACCGAGGGCGACGACACCGCATTGGTTGAGCACGGCATCGACAGCATCGAGCAGACCACGCGCAAAGCGCAAACCCAGTTCAACCGCTGGCTGGACATGGACGAGGCCGAGCGCACGCCCGGCCACCTGGTCGAGATGTTGGGCTTTGATTATTTCACGCTGCTGGATCACCTAACCATCGCGCGTTCGCGCCGACATGTAGAGAAGTATTACGGCACGGCCGAGACCGGCAAATTCCCGGGCCGCCTGCCGCCTATAAACATCAAGGCCGACGTGGATCTGGCAGGCCAATTCCGCGCCATCAAGGACATCAACCTTGAAATCAGGCGCCTAAACCTAGCCAGCTACGCGCCGCTGCGCTACGTGCTACCGCACAAGCAGGCCGCCTACGACGCCAAATACAGCACCGAAATCCGGGGCGGCGAGAGCTTCTTCCGCCAGGCTGACCGCGAAGAGAGCCTGATCCATCTGCTGCGAGTCAACGTGCTCAAGCGCATGGAGAGCGCTGTGTCCTCGTTCTCGCTGACCGTGCAGCGGCAACTCAAAGACGTTGAAGCTGTGCTGGCCCACATCGAGAATCATGCAGAGGGCGTCGAGGAAATCGACATCGCCGACGTGGACATCGACGACCCTGCATTCGAATCACTGCTGGTAGGGCGCAAGGTTAAGGTGTTGCTCAGCGATGTGGACCTGATCCGGTGGAAGCAAGACCTCATCGAAGACCGCAATCGCCTGGCCACGCTGCTGGCCGCAGCCCAACAGGTAGACGCGGCGCGCGACGCCAAGCTGGCCAAACTGCGCGATATGATCGAGCAGAAGTGCCGCGCGCCCATAAACGTCGGCAACCGCAAGATAATCGTCTTCACCGCGTTCTCTGACACGGCGCAATACCTGTACGCCAACCTCGCGCCGTGGGCCAAGTCCGTACTTGGTGTGGATGCTGGATTGATTACCGGCAGTGCCGGCATCCAGACCACCTTACCCGGCTTGCGCAAGAGCATGAGCAGCGTGCTGTCGGCCTTCGCGCCGCGTGCCAAGGAGCGGCCAGCAGACATGGCGGCAGAGGGGGAAATCGACTTGCTCATCGCCACAGACTGCATCTCCGAAGGTCAGAACCTGCAGGACTGCGACTGGCTGATTAACTACGATATCCACTGGAATCCGGTGCGGATCATCCAGCGCTTCGGTCGTATCGACCGTATCGGCTCGCCTAACCGGAACATCCAGTTGGTGAACTTCTGGCCCAATATGGAACTGGAGGAATACATCGGCCTGGAACAGCGGGTAAGCGGGCGCATGGTGTTGCTTGATGTCTCGGCCACGGGAGAGGAAAACCTCATCGAGCAGCAGTCGGGCAACCAGATGAACGACCTGGAGTACCGGCGCAAGCAGTTGCTCAAGCTGCAGGACACGGTCATCGACATGGAAGACCTGAGCAATGGCGTGTCCATCACCGACCTGACGCTGACCGACTTCCGCATCGATTTGGCGCAGTACCTCAAGGAACAACCCGGCCACCTCGACAGCTTGCCGCTCGGCACCTACGCCGTCACCACCAGTATCGATGCCGACATTCCCCCAGGCGTCATCTTCTGCCTGCGAGCCGAAGGAGCAGTGGCCGCCAAAATGGGCAACAGTGGGCAGCACTCCGACTACCCCCTGGCGCCGATCTATCTGGCTCATGTCGGCGATGACGGCACCGTGCTCCTGCCGTACCCTCAGGCCAAGCGGATTCTCGACCGGCTCAAGCGTCTTGCCCTCGGGCGCGAGCTGCCTGACGACGCCGCCTGCGTGAGCTTCGATAGGGGCACGCGGCAGGGTGAGGACATGCGCCATGCCCAGAAGCTATTAGCTGCAGCCGTGGCGTCTGTGGTGGGCAGGAACGAGGAGCGGGCGGTAGCCAGCTTGTTTTCGCCCGGTGGCACCCACGCCATGAAGGGTGAATTCGCCGGCAGCAATGATTTCGAGGTGGCTGCCTTTTTGGTGGTGCTTCCAGACGGAGGCCAAACGATCTTGCCAAACACAAAGGGAGCCTTATGA
- a CDS encoding GmrSD restriction endonuclease domain-containing protein has translation MSFRTAEPALKDVLDDIAKGNTQLPDFQRGWVWDDNHIKSLIASLSLSYPIGAVMFLEAGGVPFKPRLFEGVALQPAPKPKTFVLDGQQRLTSMYLALRSGQPVKTRTEKGAEIRRVYFLDMVKCLDPDADREDAVVSVPESLQVTSDFGRKVDLDISTSAAQFEKRMFPVSLLFDIQGFMTWESGFSAHFQFGAEAMQFMQQFRNEIWLRFQQFKVPAIELTQDTPREAVCQVFEKVNTGGVTLTVFELMTATFAADVGEFNLREDWEARLERLTAKHDVLNAVDGTSFLTAVTLLTSYRRHLEKQTAVSCKRADVLRLSLLEFKALQTSLEAGFKRAAELLAEEKIFDVRSLPYATQLIPLSAICAQLGDRATQHGVKQKLLRWYWSGVMGELYGGANETRFAMDMQDVVAWVDGGPEPRTVRDANFAPARLLSLQSRLAAAYKGLAALLMKHGGRDFVSGTPIDLNSYFNNAIDIHHIFPRAWCEKQTLPREKWNSVINKAPLAAGTNRFISGDAPSVYLARIQKAKQVDPTSLDDFLTSHVIPVPQLHADDFDGFIRLRAVALLNLIEQATGKAVPGRDSEETMKAFGGALAV, from the coding sequence ATGAGTTTCAGGACTGCCGAGCCAGCATTGAAGGACGTGCTCGATGACATTGCCAAGGGCAATACTCAATTGCCGGACTTCCAGCGCGGGTGGGTTTGGGATGACAACCACATCAAGTCTTTGATCGCCAGCCTATCACTGTCGTACCCCATTGGGGCTGTGATGTTCCTCGAAGCCGGTGGGGTACCCTTCAAGCCACGGCTCTTTGAGGGCGTAGCGCTTCAGCCAGCACCGAAGCCCAAAACGTTTGTGCTGGATGGCCAGCAGAGGCTGACCTCGATGTACCTGGCTTTACGCAGTGGCCAGCCTGTCAAGACACGTACCGAGAAGGGCGCCGAAATACGCCGGGTCTATTTCCTTGACATGGTCAAATGCCTTGATCCTGACGCCGATCGTGAGGATGCCGTCGTTTCCGTGCCCGAAAGCCTGCAAGTCACATCCGATTTCGGACGCAAAGTCGATCTGGACATCAGTACGAGCGCAGCGCAGTTCGAGAAACGCATGTTCCCGGTATCGCTGTTGTTTGACATTCAGGGTTTCATGACTTGGGAGAGCGGTTTCAGCGCGCACTTCCAATTCGGCGCTGAGGCCATGCAATTCATGCAGCAGTTCCGTAATGAGATTTGGCTTCGCTTCCAGCAGTTCAAAGTACCAGCCATTGAGTTGACCCAAGACACCCCGCGTGAGGCTGTTTGCCAAGTATTCGAAAAGGTCAATACTGGTGGGGTAACGCTGACAGTCTTCGAGCTGATGACAGCGACCTTTGCGGCGGACGTCGGCGAGTTCAATTTACGGGAAGACTGGGAAGCGCGCCTAGAGCGCCTCACGGCCAAGCACGATGTACTGAATGCAGTGGACGGCACAAGCTTCCTGACGGCAGTCACGTTGCTGACCAGCTACCGGCGTCACCTCGAAAAGCAGACCGCCGTGTCCTGCAAACGCGCCGATGTTCTCAGACTCTCATTATTAGAGTTCAAAGCGTTACAGACCTCGCTTGAAGCAGGCTTCAAGCGGGCTGCAGAGCTGCTGGCAGAAGAAAAGATATTCGACGTACGCAGCCTACCTTATGCGACGCAGTTGATCCCATTGTCCGCGATCTGCGCTCAGTTGGGGGACAGAGCCACACAGCACGGCGTCAAACAGAAGCTGCTTCGATGGTACTGGTCAGGGGTAATGGGTGAGCTGTATGGCGGAGCCAACGAGACCCGCTTTGCGATGGACATGCAGGATGTGGTCGCGTGGGTCGACGGTGGGCCGGAACCTCGAACGGTCCGCGACGCCAACTTTGCCCCCGCGCGCTTGTTGTCGTTGCAGAGCCGGTTGGCTGCTGCCTACAAGGGCCTTGCAGCCCTGCTGATGAAGCATGGCGGCCGTGACTTCGTTAGCGGCACCCCCATTGACCTGAACTCGTACTTCAACAACGCAATTGACATACACCACATCTTTCCCCGCGCTTGGTGCGAGAAGCAGACCCTTCCAAGGGAAAAGTGGAATAGCGTGATCAACAAGGCACCCTTGGCGGCAGGTACCAACCGATTCATCAGCGGCGACGCGCCGAGTGTGTATCTCGCGCGCATTCAGAAGGCCAAGCAAGTTGATCCGACCAGCCTTGATGACTTCTTGACCTCTCACGTCATTCCAGTGCCGCAACTTCATGCTGACGACTTTGACGGCTTCATTCGCTTGCGCGCCGTTGCATTGCTGAATCTCATCGAGCAGGCCACTGGCAAGGCCGTCCCGGGCCGTGACAGCGAGGAAACAATGAAGGCGTTCGGTGGCGCTCTGGCTGTATGA
- a CDS encoding DUF4391 domain-containing protein: protein MSDTLTQMLIGALGLPASCRVDQRVPKKMLVENGAPTSADKRLINDSIEEIQWVAALKPNTVGVTEYRDDEREYLEVAVLCVTARHAPLVDGAGAIKKPVNITRLAELVHRAVPYPVLLLLAAPQCLNLSLAHKRWAQNEAGKVVLEGELVTVEFSPDLTAEHAFVQALGLACQPQASLLALYQGWMDCLTAWQAALYTGTFTMDGTAAQAAARREALRTCQRLELEGARLRVLAAKEKQMAKQVELNLRLKRINAELVLAREQL from the coding sequence ATGAGCGACACGCTGACCCAAATGCTCATCGGTGCCTTGGGGCTGCCAGCTAGTTGCCGTGTGGACCAGCGCGTCCCGAAGAAGATGCTTGTCGAGAACGGTGCACCAACGAGTGCCGACAAGCGCCTGATCAACGACAGTATCGAAGAGATCCAGTGGGTTGCGGCGTTGAAGCCCAACACCGTGGGTGTGACCGAGTATCGCGACGACGAGCGCGAATACCTTGAGGTGGCGGTGCTATGCGTCACCGCGCGCCATGCGCCCTTGGTCGATGGTGCAGGCGCGATAAAGAAGCCAGTCAACATCACGCGTTTGGCCGAGCTGGTGCATCGCGCCGTGCCTTACCCCGTGCTATTGCTACTGGCCGCACCGCAGTGCCTGAACCTGTCGCTAGCACATAAGCGCTGGGCGCAGAACGAGGCCGGCAAGGTAGTGCTGGAAGGCGAACTGGTCACGGTAGAGTTCTCGCCTGATCTGACAGCTGAACACGCCTTTGTGCAGGCCCTTGGTTTGGCCTGTCAGCCTCAGGCAAGCTTGCTGGCCCTGTATCAGGGCTGGATGGACTGCCTGACGGCTTGGCAGGCGGCGCTTTACACCGGGACTTTTACGATGGATGGTACGGCCGCGCAAGCAGCCGCGCGCCGTGAGGCCCTGCGCACATGCCAACGGCTCGAGCTGGAGGGTGCGCGCCTGCGTGTGCTCGCGGCTAAGGAGAAGCAGATGGCCAAGCAAGTGGAACTGAATCTGCGCTTGAAGCGCATCAACGCTGAGCTCGTATTGGCGCGCGAACAACTTTGA
- a CDS encoding site-specific DNA-methyltransferase — protein MQKLEAGSPEAKSSDLVAGNIEQLKALFPELITEGTHGVAVNLDVLKALVGDQTAADAEEKYGLNWHGKRRARQVALTPSTGTLRPFPSESVSWDTTQNLFIEGDNLEVLKLLQKSYAGKVKLIYIDPPYNTGKDFVYRDNFHDNVKNYLELTGQIESDQKISSNTETSGRFHTAWLNMFLPRLKLARDLLRKDGVIFISINDKELANLRCLGNEIFGEENFIASLVWEKGRKNDARRFSVGHEYVVGYARDLSHIEEILPPWREPKEGVAEIIDEYLRLKSIHGSSYERISEGLVAFYRELSVDEPSKKYSRSRFVDARGIWRDNNISWPGGGGPKYVLEHPVTKQPCKIPDDGWRFVEETMKRKIEDGYVQFREDHTKSPFLKSYLYIDDPSGGSEEDVAGEKLQVMGSVFYRHSQPSTDVMKEILGEKVFDNPKDHMILARLIRYCTGPEDLILDFFAGSGSTGHGVWELNAHEGGSRRFCLIQLPERLDAENADQKLAEKFCEQIGRPKTIAEITKERLRRAAHQLKSKYPKFSGDTGFRVFKLDQSNIRPWNPSADDLGETLLSHQEHLLEGRSESDILYELLIKLGLDLCVPIATRKLGGKVVHSVGGGVLMACLAVSIVDAEVETVAKGIIDWHSELAPAGETTCVFRDSAFADDVAKTNMAAILEQNGIQNVRSL, from the coding sequence ATGCAAAAACTAGAGGCAGGCAGTCCGGAAGCTAAGTCTTCGGACTTGGTGGCAGGCAACATTGAGCAGCTCAAGGCCTTGTTCCCGGAACTGATCACCGAAGGCACCCACGGGGTGGCTGTGAACTTGGACGTGCTTAAGGCACTGGTGGGCGACCAGACCGCCGCCGATGCCGAAGAGAAGTACGGCCTGAATTGGCACGGCAAGCGACGGGCTCGCCAAGTGGCGCTGACGCCCAGCACTGGCACGCTGCGTCCGTTCCCAAGCGAAAGCGTCTCGTGGGACACCACGCAGAACCTGTTCATCGAAGGCGATAATCTTGAAGTGCTGAAGCTTCTGCAAAAGAGCTATGCGGGCAAGGTCAAGCTGATTTACATCGATCCGCCGTACAACACGGGTAAGGACTTCGTGTATCGGGATAACTTCCACGATAACGTAAAGAATTACTTGGAATTAACAGGGCAAATCGAGAGTGATCAGAAAATCAGCTCCAATACAGAAACAAGTGGCCGTTTTCACACCGCGTGGTTGAATATGTTTCTTCCGAGGCTAAAGCTGGCGCGCGATTTGTTGCGTAAAGATGGGGTTATTTTCATCAGCATTAACGACAAGGAACTTGCCAACCTCAGATGCCTTGGCAACGAAATATTCGGCGAAGAGAATTTTATCGCAAGCCTGGTTTGGGAGAAGGGCAGAAAAAATGACGCTCGACGCTTTTCCGTCGGGCATGAGTATGTCGTTGGATACGCCAGAGATCTAAGTCATATAGAGGAGATTTTGCCTCCTTGGCGTGAGCCTAAAGAGGGAGTTGCAGAGATCATTGACGAATATCTCCGACTGAAAAGTATTCACGGCTCCTCATATGAAAGAATCTCGGAAGGGTTGGTGGCGTTTTATCGCGAACTATCGGTCGATGAACCATCAAAAAAATATTCACGTTCGAGGTTCGTTGATGCTCGGGGGATCTGGCGCGACAACAATATTTCTTGGCCTGGCGGCGGTGGGCCAAAATATGTACTTGAACATCCCGTAACAAAGCAACCGTGCAAAATACCGGATGATGGTTGGCGCTTCGTTGAGGAAACGATGAAGCGAAAAATTGAGGATGGTTATGTGCAATTCAGGGAGGATCATACAAAGTCGCCTTTCTTGAAATCATATCTCTATATTGATGATCCTTCAGGAGGGTCAGAGGAGGATGTCGCCGGTGAAAAGCTCCAAGTAATGGGGAGCGTATTCTATAGACATTCCCAGCCATCAACTGATGTGATGAAAGAAATTCTGGGCGAAAAGGTTTTTGATAACCCTAAAGATCATATGATACTTGCGCGATTGATTCGTTATTGCACAGGTCCAGAAGATTTGATTTTGGACTTTTTTGCAGGATCGGGATCGACCGGACACGGGGTATGGGAGCTTAACGCGCACGAAGGTGGAAGTAGAAGATTTTGTTTGATTCAACTCCCTGAGCGCCTTGATGCGGAAAATGCAGATCAAAAGCTTGCGGAGAAATTTTGTGAACAAATCGGGCGCCCCAAGACAATCGCCGAGATAACCAAGGAGCGCTTGCGACGCGCAGCGCACCAGCTCAAATCGAAATACCCCAAATTCTCGGGGGATACAGGGTTTCGTGTTTTCAAGCTCGACCAATCAAACATTCGTCCCTGGAACCCTAGCGCAGATGATCTTGGGGAAACGCTTCTTAGCCACCAAGAACACCTGTTGGAGGGGCGCTCTGAATCAGATATCTTGTATGAACTGCTGATCAAGCTCGGCCTTGATCTGTGCGTGCCCATTGCTACCCGGAAGCTCGGCGGCAAGGTTGTTCATTCGGTCGGGGGCGGTGTCCTCATGGCCTGCCTAGCCGTATCCATCGTTGACGCCGAAGTAGAGACCGTGGCCAAGGGCATCATTGACTGGCACAGCGAACTGGCACCCGCCGGGGAAACGACTTGCGTGTTCCGTGACAGCGCATTTGCTGACGACGTGGCCAAGACCAACATGGCGGCGATCCTGGAGCAGAACGGCATCCAGAACGTGCGTAGTCTGTGA